Part of the Henckelia pumila isolate YLH828 chromosome 2, ASM3356847v2, whole genome shotgun sequence genome is shown below.
atcatgccatataataatgccaaataaatgcaacatataaacatgtatactcgctggcaatctcagtcaatgtatacgtacctctaggctagttcaagtacagtaggatcctaggttcaacacctatattcaaaagttcactgtatcactacttaagttctataagccttaactaagctaataagtactcccaaaacttaaatagattcccggaccataccttcatccgtagtaagccctttgaagacgcttgtcctgaatgactataacctcgtcttggttatttcagaacctcattattaaccgatagggccctcaagtgtatatctcacactatataactgaagaaggaaactcgggaattcgtatttcaaaactgaatcaaatgagccctatttatagccaaaaatctCGGccacgatcgaaacttccgatgttgggatcgaagcttccgatccagctcattctatgcatgtccgacacgtcgagatcggaacgtccgatccggcgatcggagcttccgatctgcttcccgATCGACATTTGTCAAAACTCAAGGCTGAGTCATCGGCATTGCTGGCTGacagagatcggaacttccgttcttgatcgaagcttccgatctccgtgcatccgatcggcttccgaagtggtcaggatcggagcttccgatctggcccaaagtcaaaagcccaaatttgaCTTCTGAAGCCCACTAACACTCCCGagttggttaattactaacccttaatcatgtctaatatattattatcttaaaatgggttccgggttactacagttTTACCCATCCTTAAAGGGGTGAAAGAGGTGAATTGTCCCAGCAGCTCGGGTCGAGGAACTGGTCCCGCTCTCCGAGGCGTGTTAGGAGTTCTAACATTCTTTGGACTCAAGGGCTTGCCCGTCCACCCATTCGATCGGGAAACTTGTATCTCTTCTAGATTCACATATTTTTCCGCCCGAGCAAGCAGCTCATCGTAAGTAGATGGTGGTTTTTTGATCAAAGATTTAAGAAAATCCCCCGTAGCTAGTACTTGGGTGAAACCGCTGATGAGCAGATCAGTAGTAGCAGTAGGCCCTTCAAGGGACAAAGCACTGAATCGTCGAATATATGTGCGCAAATCTTCTTGGCCTTGCTATTTGATGGCAAAAAGACTAAGAGTAGTTGTAGGGTGTTTTTTGCTACTAGCAAAGTGGTGTAAAAATGCCTTGCTGAAATCTTTGAACTCCTTGATATCCCCCGGTCATAGTAGGTTAAACCATTGCTGCGCTGGCCCAATCAGGGTATTGAGGAAGACTCGGCACTTGATCGGGTTAGAATATTTGTGCAGTAGTGCGGCATTCTCGAAACGGGACAAGTGCTCTTCTGGGTCTCCTTTTCCATCATATTCTCCCATATGTGGGAACTTAAAGTTTTTGGGGAGTTCGGACTCCAGTATTTCGGGAAAGAAGGGAATATTCCGGACTGGCGTGGCTAGATATTCGGATTGTTTTTTCTTCAAAAGCTCCATctcttctttcaatttcttaATTTCCTCTAATTGCTCGTTCTGATCTGGTGGTTGGGGGAGGGAGATTAGCCGCCCTTGCAGCCATAGCTTTTTCAACCGCGGTCGCAACTAGTTGCTCCATCTGTGTATCTACTACATTCGTGCCAACCATCTTAACTCTGTTTCTTcaatttcccacagacggcgccaattgatgatgtcgaatttttcctccgggttcggtctggtaaaGCAAATCTCCAAATCCTTCACaaatcgggtcgggtcgggcacgACGGAGCTCTGCACAGGCAGAAGCTAAATtagggggcgccgaaggtgttttggcgtgacccctccgatgcctaagtcaatGCTCGAATGTGAAAGAGCTTGACAAAAAGtaagaacaagagaatatgCGTGCGTGAGTGTGTGAACAAGAAGTGAATAGAAGATATGAATGAATAAACCATGaaccatacctgtatttataagGGCTTGGAGGGGTAGGTTACCTTGATGAGGTAGAACATGTGTTAGAGTAGGATTCTACTCGTATAGGAGCCTTGACCCAGTAGGACTCTAACACCAACTTAGAGATAATGTCAAATTTTGGATTCATTAGATACTGTCCTTATCTGTTGATGATCTTCATGTGCCCGAGAGTAATAGAAGGTTCCAAATATTGGGCCCTTCCTGGGCTCGGATCGGGCTCCAACCATACCAGTTAGGGCTCAAGCTCATGAATTCATGATTATGAtcttatttcctaacaggaccATTTCAAACTgggtttttcataaaataaactaGATGGGCCTCAAAGTATATTTTCAAAAACATGGAttatgggctcgggtcgggttaGACCCGTATATTTTTTAGGGGCATCACAATTTATTattcatttaagtttaatttaattACTTGTGCTTGCTGTCTTTGTTTGCAAAAGAAAATCAAGAATGAGAATGAACTCCTTTTCACCAATGTTCGAAAACTCGGGCTAGGCATAGGCGCTAGGCGCCGGGTGGCCGCACCGAAAACATGCTAATCGGTCGGCCTTGGCGCCTAGGCGGTCCTAGGCGGGGCTAGGCGGAAATAGGGTaggattttcagattttttttaatttgggcttttaaattcaaaacccaaattacaaaaaaaaaaaactgaaatgtaatttttttgttgggcttaagttttaTAAGCCCTAAACTGATGTACGACAAGAAAATTGATTCGTTGGCTTGCCCtagatcaaaattcatctttCATTGTCTGCATAATTGAGTAACCAGAGCATCTCGCAAATTATAAGGCTGAAGAATCAAAGCGAATGAAGAAGCCCACATTTTGAGTgtcatatttaaaaaaaaaattggtgttTGCTCTTTCTTCAAATGTTgaactcattttaaatttgatattattgtctTGGAGTTATAATATTTCATTTATTAAGTTGAAACCGTGGAATCCGCCTAGTGCCGCCTAGTCCCCGCCTAAGCGGCCTAGGCGCTAGGCGCTGATCTTGCGCCCGACTAGCGCTAGCGAATTTTAGAACCATGCTTTTCACGCTTCTCTCGTTTTCTTgtccaagttttttttttataaataaattgttGAATTAAGCGATCAGTATAATCTTGATATTAAAGTTTAAAACTTGTGTGTTAATGTAAAGAAGCTAAATTATACATCACAGCCCTTTATTGGAAAACTAAATTACAAACAGAGGATTCAGATTCAGACCCGGATCCGAAAGATTGCAGGATCAAATGAATGACCCGATTCAGACAGGTTTCTAAGAAACATCCTATATAATTCCGCGATCATCGTTGCCCCCCAAAATGaaaaatttcacaaaagaaAAGGTAACGGAAACAGCGAGGGGGAGTCAGAAAAAGGGTAAGAAAGACATCCACGCGTCGGAGAAAGAGAGGGCTTCTTTGATTTCAAGAGCCCTCTCGATCTAACACaagaaataatttttgtttttgaaattattgGTGGTGTTATTGTTATTGATGGTAAGTGTGTTAATCATATGTTTCGTCAAAGTTTTCATTTTTGATGCGCCGTCCGAATGCCCGCACTGTAAACCCTAGTTTGGAGAACGACAAACAAATGGATCCTGTCAAACTCAGATTCCGTCCTAACAGACCCGGTTTCCGAAGTCCCAACATCAAGTACACAATTCCCAGATCAAGATTTGTGTTGTACTCTTCAATTTTTGTAGCTTTAGTTTTAAGTTGCTACATTTTGTTTTTTGGGAGAAAGAATCAAGAAACGAAGAGATATGGGGTGGTGATAGACGGAGGAAGCACGGGCACGAGGATTCATGTGTTCAAGTACGAGGTTAGGAAAGGTAAAATGGTTCTCGATTTTTCGGAGAAGGGATCGGTTTCAATGAAGGTGCATCCTGGGTTATCGGCTTATGTGGAGGAGCCGGAGGGAGCTGGAACAGCGGTGGCAGAGCTGGTTGAATTTGCGAAGAGGCATGTGCCCAAGGAGCTGTGGACGGAGGTTGATATTCGGTTGATGGCCACTGCGGGAATGAGGTTGTTGAAGAATGAGGATCAGGAGAGAATCTTGAATGTGTGTAGGAGGGTTCTGAGGGAGTCAGGTTTTCAGTTTAAGGATGATGGGGCCACTGTTATTTCAGGTTTGTATCAGATTTATTTGACAAAATCATATCGAAAGTCTAATTTGCATGCAATTAAGGATCCTGGTAATGGGTTCCTGGCTAGAATCTTTGTTAATGTTTAACATATCGTGGCAAGTTTGGTATCTTGGAAGATAGACTTCTTGCAAATCCTCGAATTTTATGAGGTTCCATCTGTATAGAATCTGCCATTGGGTGGATGCTAGATTTCATTATTGGACGTAGATTATCAATCAATTATATAAGTCATTTTTGGTTTGTTGTGCAATATGGAGATCCTAATGGGATATTCAACttgtaaaattttgatgtttgacccttggtaagggaagcttgTTAACGACAATCTTAATCTGTAATTATAATTGTCAGTTTTAACTTAAGTGATTCCTTGAATAATCATATATCAATCAAGCTGTCAAACTTGTTATACATTTATACTTCACTTGCttatctttttttatttaagatttaattcataaaaaatttcagGCTCTGATGAAGGCTTGTATGCTTGGGTTGTCGCTAACTACGCTCTTGGAACTCTTGGAGGCCATCCAACACAGACAACTGGAATTATTGAACTTGGTGGGGCTTCAGTTCAGGTTCAAAATGAGTTTTCTGCGAATAAAATTTCGATTCTCAAGCAACTGAAATTagcatattttaaatttttttatgtcatgTCACTCAGTTTTTCTTATATTTGGTTatgaatgtatatatatttttggtgaCAATTTCAGCTTACATTTGCCACAAATGAACCAATTCCCCTTGAGTTCTCTCGAAAAGTTAGTTTTGGAAATTTCACTTACAATCTGTACAGCCATAGCTTTCTTCAGTTTGGTCAGGTAGCGATTCAACTTTAATGTTTGTTTATTAGGTTTTTATTTACTAATTGTCTGCTTTCTTAAATATGTCATTTAAAAAACTGCACATCTTTTTGCAGAATGttgcatttgagttgttgaaagaATCGCTTGTTGCCGGTGGCCAAGTTATGGGTCTGTAAAGTTGAGCACACTTTATTTCTTGgttgaatttcaaaatttatctGTTATAATTTTTCTTCTAACGTGATTTCTGATAATTACATTTACATAAGCACCCTTTCAAATCAAGGGTGCAATGAATTGTGGAGATTGGAGAACAATGCTAATGTTTTCTTACTCCTGCTTGAATCTTTAAAATGAACTTTTTTTCCCTCAAGTTGTGCTCGACTTcgaattcaaatttgattaccAAGCTCTATTTagttcatttttaatttatttagatatTGTTAGTATGTTGTATGGGATGATTGAAAGCCATGGCCGTGTAATATGAGTGATAAAAAATTGAATAGATATCAGTAGTTTATGTAGCGTAAGTAATTAAATGGTGTTTGATGTGTGGGTTGGACAATCAATAGATATCTTATCAATTACACCAAATAGTGTATTGTATGATATAAATcatatgataaatatatatatgaaagtcTTATAAGCTATCAAGTAAATTGTTTAGGTTCTAATTTGCCTCGAACATATATTAGAAATGTTTGAGCGCTGCTCGAGTTCGATAATTTTGAATACAAATTTGATAGTGTTTTTAGTAGAAATTTGATTGCATTTGAGTTGGCTTGAAAAGCTTCTAAACCTTCTTTATTTGTTTATATCTATGCTTCAATTTCATGTGCAACTCAGTTCTGCGTTGGTTTTCTAGTCCTGGTTTCTTAGGTAAAAAATTGGATGGATTGTGGTGAAGTTGGAACTTCCTAGATAACTTAAAAAAGTGATAACCATCCATATTCATATATCTATACCAAGTGGCACCGGAATGGTTTACTTCAGTGAAGGTTTTATATTGTGGCAATCACTTTTTTGGCTTCCAAAGTTTGCTGTTTTCcagtttattttttgaaaaaattaagtTGCGTTTGGATTGATGAATTTCAAATTCATGGATTtccattataatttttttgttacaaTAATTCAAATCTTAAATCGTGACCTTACTTGTTTACACATTAGTAATATAAGGTAGGATGCATTTCAAATGACAGTGGACTTGAAATCTATATTAATTATcatgaaatattatataaacatGTAATAGATGGATGTAAAGTTTTTGGCTTCACTTGTGTAAAGaacaaaaatacatttgaaatccATATTTTTCAAGTGCATACCTCATCACTCTAATTACTGTGTTGTGCGAAACTTGTGCTGGTTTAATAAAGACTATAGGAACTAAATTAACTTGGTTTTCTAAATTTGCATAATACAAGGTTTTATTAATGCAGCAACTGAATTCCTTCAGACAGGAAAGCCAGTGGACCCTTGTACTCCCCGGGGATATACACATGATGAGGAGGCCTGGAAGCTCTCTCCTGCTTCTGTGATTCAAAAAAATAGATACTTATCAAATTTGCTTCCGAATGGCAATTTTTCAGGGTGCAGATCTGCCTCTATAGAGCTTTTGCAGAAAGGCCGAGGTTTTTTGTTCTTCTTTTAGGCAACATTTTCAGTGTCATGTTTTGTAATGGTCTCATATTTTGTATTGATGTCTTTAGTATTCATTCATTTATTCTCTTTTTATAGGGTCAAAATTTATACCCAAGCTCCAAGGAAAATTTTTGGCCACAGAGAATTTCTTTCACACTTCTAAGGTTCGAATTGGCATTTATCTTGCTTTAGATTATATTAGAATTTGATATTGAAATTCTGTGTGGCATTCCTCCTTTTGCAATTTCTTTTGTTTGGCAAATCTCTTCTGAACGCTCCTTTCTCATTTGCTGCCTTTCCACTTTCAGTTCTTTGGGTTGAGAGAGAGAGCCTTTCTCTCTGATCTAATGGTTTCTGGCCAAGATTATTGTGGTGAGAATTGGTCTAAATTGAAACGAAAGTACCCGTCTCTTGAGGAAGAAGAACTGCTTCGTTATTGCTTCTCGTCAGCATATATTATCGCCCTGCTACATGATAATCTTGGAATTTCTCTGCATGATACGAGGTATTACTTAATCTGTAGCGAAGCACATGAATCTTTAATCTTGTTTTCCGACCTCAAGCTACTAATAATCGCATCCAGGTTAGTTTGGATAGAAAAACACTAAGCTTAAAAAAGTACTTTATTGTGCAGGGCTTTTTAAAAGTGATTCTTGACCGTAAACGACAGCAGTTATATGTTGAACTATTCAGCTAAAACCATCTTGTTTGTTAGTATTTTTCAAAGTAAAGTTGAACCGTGAATGGTGAACGCTATACATCAATACTAATCAGTAAATCTAGTAGTATCCACTTTAAAAGTAAAGTTTGTTCTTCGTCATTACCTGCGTGCATCTTATCATTCTTGTGATTCGAGCAGGATTGCATATGCTAATCAAGTCGAGAACATTCTGCTTGACTGGGCATTAGGTGCTTTCATCCTACAATACTCATCTAAATTGGACATGCAACATTCAAATTGGATTGCCAGCATAATAGGAGGCGACTCCTCAGCACTGATGCTTCTATTCGGTATTTTCCTAGTGTTGATACTCATGACATGGATCATTTCGAAACTGAGAAAGCCTCAGCTGAAAACGATCTACGATTTAGAGAAAGGAAAGTATATAATCACCCGAGTGGGTAGATATTCATAGCTTCACACGGTTTGCTCGCAAGAGGGACCTGCTGAGTTTATCGATCATCCGAAGAAGTTGGTAAACTTCCTCATTATATTGGGGCATCGATTTAGTGTTAGAGATGAAGTGATGATGCGTGGGCTGGCGCTGGTTAGCCCTTCATGTATTTTACTGGAA
Proteins encoded:
- the LOC140879880 gene encoding probable apyrase 6, encoding MRRPNARTVNPSLENDKQMDPVKLRFRPNRPGFRSPNIKYTIPRSRFVLYSSIFVALVLSCYILFFGRKNQETKRYGVVIDGGSTGTRIHVFKYEVRKGKMVLDFSEKGSVSMKVHPGLSAYVEEPEGAGTAVAELVEFAKRHVPKELWTEVDIRLMATAGMRLLKNEDQERILNVCRRVLRESGFQFKDDGATVISGSDEGLYAWVVANYALGTLGGHPTQTTGIIELGGASVQLTFATNEPIPLEFSRKVSFGNFTYNLYSHSFLQFGQNVAFELLKESLVAGGQVMATEFLQTGKPVDPCTPRGYTHDEEAWKLSPASVIQKNRYLSNLLPNGNFSGCRSASIELLQKGRGSKFIPKLQGKFLATENFFHTSKFFGLRERAFLSDLMVSGQDYCGENWSKLKRKYPSLEEEELLRYCFSSAYIIALLHDNLGISLHDTRIAYANQVENILLDWALGAFILQYSSKLDMQHSNWIASIIGGDSSALMLLFGIFLVLILMTWIISKLRKPQLKTIYDLEKGKYIITRVGRYS